GATGGACCTCTGGGATATCGCAGCAGTTTTTGATATGTTCAAAATGTTTTTTCGCCAAAGCAAATACTTCATCTTTATCCACGTCACCTGCGACGATGATAATGGCGTTTTTTGGCTGATAGTAGGTTTTGTGAAATTTTCTAATATCTTCTATCGTCCAGCTTTGGATATCTTTCATAAATCCAATCGGCGTCCAGTGGTAGGGATGGTAAATGTATGTGTTGTTGAAAAGTCTGAAATAGAGATAGCCCGTCGGATTGTTATCTGTCCGCCATCGTCGCTCTTCTGCCACGACTTCACGCTCAGTCAAAAACTCTTTTTCATCAAGTTTCAGATTTTCCATAAGCTCGCTAAAAAGCCACAGGGATTTGTCCAAGTGCTCTTTTGCGCTTTTGATGAAGTAGTGAGTATAGTCAAATCCGGTCGAAGCGTTGTCCACGCCACCAAAGCTTTTGACGATCTCGTCAAACTCACCGGCTTTGAGGTGTTTGGTGGATTTGAAGTTTAAGTGCTCCAGCATATGGGCGATTCCGCTTTTACCCATCACTTCGTTTCTGCTGCCAACTTTATAGAAGATATCGGTAGTGATGACACCGCTACCTTTTTTCATAGGAATAGCTATGACTTTTAGGCCGTTTTTGAGTGTCGTTTCATGATATTTTGGTAAACTGCTTGCCATCAATCCTCCAATGATCAAAAATAGTAGGATAAGTTTTTTCATCGTATATCGATTCCTATCGCTTCAGATATGTGAGTAAAACCATCCTTTTTCAGATATTCAATGAGCCCCTCATTGATACTTTTTACCAATCCCGGTCCTCCGTAGATAAAGGAAGTATAGATTTGTAAAAGCGTGGCTCCATGTCGTATTCTTCGGTAGGCTTCCTCTGCACTATCGATTCCACCTACACTGATAAGAACAGTTTTACCGAAAAGCTCCTTTGCAACCGCTTTAAAAATAGCAAAACTTTTTTCCTTGATCACTTTTCCGCTGACACCCCCAAAATCTTTCGCACCTCGTAAAAGAGAGTAGTCGATGGAGGTATTCGTCGCGATTACTCCTGCCGCTCCTGCATCTACTGCCGTACTACACAAAGATACTGCCTGATCTTCACTCATATCGGGTGCAATTTTAAGTAAAACTGGCGTATTGGTCAGCTCTTTAGCCATGGAAAAAAGCTCTTTGATGAAGGATTCGTTTTGTAAATCACGTAGACCCGGTGTATTTGGACTTGAGATATTGATGACAAGATAATCGCTCAATGAATGGAAGGTTTTGATCAAAAATCGATAATCTTGCAATGCTTGTTCATCGGGAGTCGTTTTGTTTTTACCGATATTGACACCTATCGGAAAAGAGGCTGGCGTGATTCTTTGCAGTCTTGCCTTGATCACTTCGGCTCCATCGTTGTTGAATCCCATGGCGTTTTGGATGGCTTCTTGTTTGATGTAGCGAAAAAGTCTCGGTTTAGGGTTGCCACTTTGGGGTTTAGGGGTAACGGTACCGATTTCTACATATCCAAAACCAAGAGCATGGAGCGTTTTTGTCATCGTTGCGTTTTTGTCAAAACCCGCAGCGATTCCCAAAGGGTTGCAAAAAGTTTTTCCAAAGAGTTCTTGCGAAAGCATCGGGTCTTTGACCAAAAACTTTTCTTGCAATCTGTTTAAGATAAACGGGAAAAAAGAAGCCAGTTCAAAAGCACTCTCTGCAATATGATGAGCTGTTTCCGGATCGAAGTGAAAAAGGATTTTTTTGATACTTTCGTAGTCCATTATACTCCCGATTTTTTGGAATTTATTATACAATAAAGCGCTATTTTTCGAAAGGAACGGTATGGAGTGCAAATACTTTGGCAAATGTGGAAGCTGTTCTTTGTATGAAGGCGGATATGAAGAGCAGTTACAAAAAAAAGTTCATGAATTTGAAAAACTATTTGGATTGGAGCCAGAAATTTTTCCATCAAAACAGAGTCGCTACAGAGCTCGTGCAGAGTTTCGATATATCGATGGAGAATATGCCATGCATAGACTCCATGAGAAGGGCTTGGTGACCATAGATGCTTGTGAAATGGTGCTCGAATCTATCTATGAACTGATGTCAAAGTTACGTCTGCTCATCAATAAGCATGAAATTTTGTCCAACAGATTGTATAGGGTCGATTTTTTAAGTGGTTTGAGTGGTGAATCTTTGGTGACCATGGTGTATCACAGACCAATCGATGAAGCGTGGGAAAAGGCAGCCAACGAGATTGCCAAAGCGTTGCATATAGATATCGTTGGCAGAAGCAGGGGAAAAAAAATCGTTATAGGTAAAGAGTATATCACCGAAAAGCTTCCTGTTTTTGAAAAAGAGTTTCTATTTCGTCATTATGAAGGGAGTTTTACACAGCCAAATCCGTATGTGAACATAAAAATGATCGAGTGGGCCGGGCGTATCGCAAAGGATTTGCAGGGTGATTTGCTGGAGCTATATTGTGGAGCGGGCAATTTTACGTTGCCGTTGTCACGCTATTTCGAAAAAGTACTTGCAACCGAAGTGAACAAATCTTCGATCAAGGCTGCAAAAGAGAATGTAGCACTCAATGGCATAGAAAATGTGGAATTCGTACGGCTCAGCAGTCAGGAGGTGACACAGGCGTTACGAGGTGTACGAGATTTTCGAAGGCTTGAAAATATCGATTTACACTCGTACAATTTCCAAACGGTATTTGTCGATCCGCCCCGCTGCGGGCTTGACGATGATACGAGAGAACTCGTGCGGGAGTTTGATAATATCGTATACATCTCTTGCAATCCACAAACGCTTCATAGAGATTTGGAGGAGCTTTCAAAAACGCATACGGTCCAAAAAGTGGCTGTTTTTGATCAATTTCCATATACCCCGCATCTAGAGAGCGGAGTATACCTTACACGTTAAATCGAAAATGCATCACATCGCCATCCTGGACGATGTACTCTTTTCCCTCCAGGCGCATTTTTCCGGCCTCTTTGGCTCCTTGCTCGCCCCCATATTTGATAAAATCTTCGTAGCTGATCACTTCGGCTCGGATAAATCCTTTTTCAAAATCACCATGAATTACACCGGCTGCTTGAGGAGCTGTCCATCCTTTGTGGATCGTCCAGCTTCGCACCTCTTTGACACCAGCCGTGAAATAGCTGATAAGTCCCAGTCTGTCAAAAGCCGTTCGGATGATTTTATCGAGTCCTGACTCTTCTACTCCCATTTCATTCAAAAGCTCTTTTGCCTCTTCATCGCTGAGACCAACGAGTTCCTCTTCCAGTTTTGCACAGAGTTTAATCACATCGGCACCCACATCACTTGCATACTTTTTGACCGTTTGTACATATTCGTTGTCTTCCAGCATTCCCTCTTCATCCACGTTTGCTCCAAAGATTACAGGTTTCGCGCTCAAAAATCGAAGCTCTTTGTTGAGGGTTTCAAATGCTTCATTTTTATTTTCAAATGTTCGTACCGGTTTGAGCTCTTCAAGGTGCTTTTTGAGCTCTTCGGCAACTTCCAAAAGTGGGGCGATTTTTTTGTCTGCTTTTGCCTGTTTTTTGAGTCTCTCTATCTTCTTTTCAAGCTGTTGCAAATCGGCAAATATCAGTTCAGTCTCGATGATCTCTATATCTCGGATCGGATCGACGCTGCCTTCGACATGGGTAATGTTCCCGTCATCAAAACACCTCACCATATGCAAAATCATATCCGTTTCACGGATATTGCTCAAAAACTGGTTTCCTAAACCTTCACCTTTGCTGGCACCCTTGACAAGTCCTGCAATATCGACAAAATCGATAGTAGAGTGCTGAACTCTTTGGGGGTTGACTATCTTTGCAAGCTCTTGTAACCTTGGATCAGGAACGGGAACAACCGCTTTGTTTGGCTCAATCGTACAAAATGGATAGTTTTGTGCTTCCGCATTTTGCGCTTTTGTCAGTGCATTGAATGTTGTTGATTTTCCGACATTAGGAAGTCCTACGATACCGACACTTAGTCCCATGATTTTCCTTAAGAGAAGTTTAAAATTTGTGGAATTATAGCACAATTGGGCCAAAGGCCCATGAGATCATTTTGAAGGGTGATTTTTTACATATTTGTATACAAACTCTTTTTGCAGCCATTTTACGACCATTCGAACGCCTGCACCGCTTGCGCCGTAAGGGTTGTACCCCCACTCTTTTTCTACATAGGCTGGACCAGCTATATCGAGATGAAGCCATTTGTCTTTGTTTTTCTCTTCGATAAATTCACTTAAAAAGAGTGCTGCTGTAATGGCACCACCATATCGGGAAGAGCTGATATTGCAAATATCGGCAATCTTGGATTCAAGGAGTTTTGGCAAGTATCGATTGAATGGTAAGATACCAGCGAGTTCACCGCTACTTTTTGCAGCACCGACCATCGCCTCCTTCAACTCCTCATTGTGTCCCATGACACCTGTGGTATATTCGCCAAGAGCTACAACACATGCTCCCGTGAGCGTAGCCATATCGATGATGTAGTCCGGTTCAATCTTTTCTTGGGCATAGCATAGGCAATCTGCCAAAACGAGACGTCCTTCGGCATCAGTGTTTCTTACTTCAATCGTTTTCCCGTTTTTGGCAACAAGCACATCATCCGGTTTATAGGCGTTTCCTCCAACCATATTTTCTGCAAGTCCCAAAATGGCATGCACTTCTACAGGAAGTCCTAATTTTTTGGCCGCTTTGATGATTCCAAGAGCAGCGCTCGCTCCACTTTTATCTGCTTTCATCGTTACCATGTAATCACTTGGCTTCAAGCTCAAACCGCCGCTGTCGTATGTGAGACCTTTCCCAACGATGGCTACTTTTGCTTTTGCATTGTCAGGTTTGTAGGTGAGATGCACAAGTCTTGGAGGATTGGCACTCGCTTTTGCCACAGCCAAAAAGGCGTTCATTCCCTCTTTTTTCAAATCTTTTTCATCCAAAATCTTGATTTCGAGGTCATTACTGTGGGCAATCTCTTTTGCAAGTTCGGCAAAGGTTTCTGGATAGATCTCATTCGGTGGCGTATTGACGATATCGCGAACCAGATTGGTCGCTTTTGCCACGATTTTTGCCTCATGAATGCTCTCTTGAGCCTTTTCGAGTGTAAAGTTCTTGTCACTGTACTCTTCGTTCGCAAAGATGATTTTTTCCAAACCTTTGGAATCTTTTTTGCTTTTGTACTTTTTGAATTCATAATCGCCTAAAATGGCGCCTTCTACAAAAGCTTTGATGTTCGTAATAGGGCAGTTTTGGATATAGACGCCGGCTTTTGCCGTTTTAAATCCTTTGCCTTTAAGGGCTTTGACCGCTTTGGCAGCAGCAATGCGTATCTCATCGTGATCGAGTTTGCTTCCTACATAGATTCTTCTTTTTTCCGGTAAAAAAGCTACCTCTTCGCTTCCTCCTTTGAAACCCAAAAGTTCAAGTTCACTTTTGTCTTTGACCCATTTATGATCAAGGTTCTTGTCTATTACAAGTATGATCTCGATATCAGCATCTATTTGAGACAGTTTTTTATCAACAATTTCGCATTTCATGCTTTCTTCTCCTTCAGTTTTTTTCCGTTACTCTATGGAAATAGTAATAGATACTGCCTCCAATAATCAGTGCCAGCGGCAATGCATAGTACCAGTGCTCTTTTGCCCACTTGACAATCTGTAAAATCTCTTCACCAAAAATATAGGCCGGAATGATAGTCATGGCAGCCCAAATTTGAGCACTGATGAAATTGATGAGGGCAAACTTTTTTGCACTGTAACGCGTCAGTCCAATAGCCATAGGAATAATTGTCCTCATGCCATAAAGATAGCGCTGAATAAAAATGACTGGCCAGCCATATTTTTTCAAAAGCAGGTGTGCAAGAGCAAATTTGCGTCGCTGTTTGTGCATGAGATTGTGTATGTAATGTTTATTGAAACGACCAATGTAAAAATAGATCTGATCTCCTACGAATCCACCAAGACCCGCTACAATTATGGAAAGCCAAAGATTCATATCGCCTGTATGGCTGAGAACTCCGGCCATAACTAGGCCGGTTTCCCCTTCCATAATGGACCATACAAATAAAATGACATACCCATACGTTTTTAGTAGATAGACAAATTTCTCTTCAAGATTGTTTCCCGGAGCAAGATAGAGCTGATATCCAAGATAGGCTATGAACAAAAAGACAAAGCCCAAAAAGGCTTGTATCAGCCAATCTTTATTTTTTTCAAAAAACTTTTTCATCTGTTTCCTAATCGAAATGGAGTAGAGATTTTGCCTGAATCATATCTTTATCCCCTCGACCAGAGAGGTTGACGATAACGAGGCTATTTTGGATATCGTTCATTTTTTTAAGATAGGCTACCGCATGGGAACTTTCAAAAGCCGGAATGATTCCCTCTTTCTGGCTGAGCCACACAAAAGCATCCAAAGCCTCTTGATCGGTTATGGCATCATACTGCACAACCCCTTCATCTTTCAAAAAGGAGTGTTCAGGCCCAATCCCTGGATAATCAAGACCCGCACTTATGGAGTGCGCCTCTAAAATCTGACCCTCTTCATCTTGGAGCACATAGCTCATCTGGCCATGGAGCACTCCAGGACTCCCTTTGGCAAGGCTTGCTCCATGTTTGTCGGTGTCAAGTCCAAGACCTCCAGCTTCGATACCGATGCACTGGGTTTCTTCTTCATCCAAAAAGGCGTTGAATATGCCCATTGCGTTGCTTCCACCTCCTATACAAGCGATTACGTAATCTGGAAGCCTTTTTTCAGCCGTTAATATTTGTGCTTTTGCTTCGTAACCGATGATTCCTTGGAAATCTCGAACAATCATAGGATACGGATGAGGTCCAGCGACTGTACCGATGACGTAGAAGGTGTCTCTGGCATTGCTGACCCAGTGACGAATCGCTTCATTCATTGCGTCTTTCAATGTTCGAGAGCCGTTCTTGACTGAGTGTACCTTCGCACCAAGCAGTTTCATCCGAAAAACGTTGAGTTCTTGTCTCTTTACATCTTTTTCGCCCATAAAGATTTCACATTCGAGTCCAAAAAGGGCCGCCATTGTAGCAGTAGCCACACCATGCTGTCCTGCACCTGTTTCTGCAATCACCTTTTTCTTGCCAAGTTTTTTGGCGACAAGCCCTTGCAATATTGTGTTGTTGATCTTATGGGCACCCGTATGGTTGAGGTCCTCTCTCTTGAGATAGACAGTGGCTCCAAGCTCTTTTGAGATATTTTGTGCATAGTAGAGTGGACTGGGGCGTCCCACATAGTTTTCAAGATAGTATCTCGCTTCTTTCCAAAACTCTTCGTCAAAGCGTAGTTTCTTATACTCTTCTTCCAGTTCCAAAAGAATAGGCATCAAGGTTTCCGGGACATAACGCCCTCCATGAATACCAAAATGTCCAAATTCGTCCGGGTCAAATTTGCTTGGTTTTGGAATGTACATTATGCGATCTCCAATACACTATAGATATTTGTCAGTTTTTTCAGTTTCTCTTCACCATTGAGAAATTTCAAATTGATGATGAAACAGGCCTCAACAAGTTCTTGTCCCGTTTTTTGAATGAGTTTCGCAGCGGCTTGAGCCGTGCCGCCAGTAGCTATCAAATCATCGATGAGCAGTACTCTTTTGCCTTCACCACGAAAAGCGTCAATATGGATCTCGATCTCATCTACGCCATATTCAAGGGCATACTTTTCGCTTATCGTCGTATAGGGGAGCTTTCCTTTCTTACGAACAGGGACAAATCCAATGCCTAGCCTTGTGGCGAGGGCTGCACCAAAAATAAATCCTCGACTTTCAATTCCAGCGACAAAGTCGATATTTTTTTCTTTATATCTCTCTTCCAAATGTTCCATGAGCATCGTAAATGCTGATGCGTTGTTAAGTAGCGTAGTTATATCTTTAAAAACGATACCAGGTTTTGGGAAATCTGGGACATCTCGGATGGTTGAGAGTAGAAACTCTTTTTGTTCATTTGTCAGATTTTTCATTTTTTCCTCCAAAGAGTATCACTTTGATCCCGATTAGAATCACCATTAACAGTGCAAAAAAGAAGTATCCCGCGATCTCTATGCTCATTATTCTTCCAAAGCCATGATTTTTTTGACTCTGTTTTCGTGTCGTCCACCTTCAAACTCTGTATTGCACCATGCATCAATAATAGATTCCACAACGCCCGGTCCAACGACTCGCTCTCCAAAGCATACGATATTTGCATCATTGTGTGCTCGTGCCATTTGTGCTGTGTAGTAGTCGTGCACTTCGGCTGCTCGTATCCCTTTTATTTTGTTTGCTGCAATACTCATACCGATCCCAGTACCGCAAATGAGTACGCCAAAGCTCTCTTTGTCGGCAGCCACTGCTCTTGCTACTTTTTCGGCATAGTCTGGATAATCGACTCGTTCACTGCTATAGGTTCCAAGGTCTTCCACTTCGTATCCTCTTTTTTGCAAAAGCTTGATCACCAAACCTTTGATAGCGAACCCTGCATGGTCACATCCGATATATACTTTTTTCATTTTAAATCCTTTCAAGTAAACTGAGTAGATGGATAAAATCGATTCCTGTTAATTGGCTAAACAAAACTAAAAGATAGTACACAGGTAAAAAGAAAAATTGGCTTAAGGGCGTTGCCAAAATGACAATCAAAAGAATCATCCCGTAAGGGAAAAGATATTGATAGAATTTGACGACTGCATCTAATCTAAGCCATCGTGCCAGATACATCACTGCATTCGCTCCATCCAGTGGTGGAATAGGCCAAAGATTGAAGACACCTAGAACGATATTGATCAAAACGCTTTGAGCCAAAAATAGAAACAGAAACGTCTCAAATAAACCATCCGGTTTTCCAAGCCAAGCAAGGAGTATGGCACTGATGATAGCGAGGATGAAGTTGTATGTCACTCCGGCCAGGCTCACTGCAATGGCACCAAACTCTTTTCCGTTTCTTAAGACAATCTGCATGTTCACCGGCACCGGTTTTGCCCATCCAAAAATAAATCCAGCATTTGCAATGTATAAAAGTGCAGGAACTATTATTGTTCCTACAGGATCGATATGGACAATAGGATTGATGCTCAGCCTGCCGGCAAGTTTTGCCGTAGGGTCTCCATATCTGTATGCTACAAGTCCATGCATAATCTCATGCCCTATGACAGAAACCATCAAAGCCAAGATCATGGCGGCAATATTGAGGATTTTAATGGTTTCCACTCTCTATTTCCCTCATTGCTTCTTCAATCTGTGAAACTGTTTTTCCTACTCTTTCCCATCTTGGAACATAATTCTCATCCCAGCTCCAGTAGATGAACCAAGGTTTTCCTACAATAAGTTTATAAGGAACCGGTCCCCAAAATCGGCTATCATTGGAGTGGTCACGATTGTCTCCCATCATGAAAAACTGACCTTTTGGTACTTTAAAGTAAAAGGCATTCACGTCAATTTGTGGATCGTAGGGTGGCAAGCCTTCGACGATTACCGGCTCCATCGCCAAAGATTTGTTCATATAGTATAAAAGCATGTTTCTAAAGGTGTCTACTTGCGGATCATAGTGGATGCCCGGGTGCGCGTCCATATAAGGATTGACAACCCAAAGCTTCCCGGAAATAGTGACAATTTTGTTTTTTGGATAGTGCTTTCGTATCCAATCATCTCCTTCATGGAAATGGATTAAAAGGCGTTCGTTTTGAAAAAGAATTTCATCCCCTCCCAGGGCGACGCAGCGCTTCACGTAGTGGATTTTTGGATTGACTGGGTAGCGGAAAATGACGATGTCTCCTCGTTTTGGTTTTGGACCTTCGATAAGATGTCCATCACCATCAAGATCAGGAAGTACCGGGATTTCGAGCCATGGAATGTGGGGTGTTGGAATGCCATAGGTAAATTTTTTGACAAAAAGATGATCACCGATGAGGAGCGTGTTTTTCATACTTCCACTCGGGATGACAAATGCCTGTGCTATAAAAAAAATGACAAGAAGAACGATAACGATCGTTCCGGTCCAGGTATTGGACCAGTGGTAGAACTTTTTAAGTTTCTCTTTCAAGAGCGTTTCCTTTGTTTGGCGGCTTTTATGGTATTTTTCAAAAGCATGGCGATAGTCATGGGGCCGACACCACCTGGAACGGGAGTGATGTAGGAAGCTTTTTTGCTGACATTTTCGAAATCCACATCTCCGACAATCTTATTACCGACTTTATTGATACCAATATCGATGACGATGGCTCTCTCTTTTACCATATCAGCAGTGATGAGATTGGGCTTTCCGACACCTACTGCGATAATGTCCGCCTTTTTCGTGTGTTCGGCCAAATCTTTGGTATATATATGACAGATATCCACTGTGGCAAAACGATTGAGAAGAAGCGCAGCCATCGGTTTTCCCACGATATTGCTCGCTCCTACTACACATGCATTCATTCCCTTGACATCGATACCGTACTCATCCAAAAGCTCCATGACACCTAGTGGCGTACAAGGTGCGAATGTATCGAGACCCTGCATAAGTCGGCCAAAATTGTACGGGTGAAATCCATCCACATCTTTTGCCGGATCGATGAGCTCCAAAATCTTGGTTGTATCGATATGTTTTGGAAGCGGTAATTGGACCAATATGCCATCGATGTTTGGATTTTTATTCATCATCGAGATTGTCTCTTCGATCTCTTTTTGGCTGATGGATTCGGGCATCTCATGGACGATGGAGTAGATTCCTACATCTTTGCAGGCCCTTGCTTTCATTTTGACATAGGTATGACTGGCTGGATCGTCCCCGACAAGTATCACAGCGAGACCCGGAATGATATCTTGCTCTTTTTTTAGCTCTTCAACCTCTTTTTTGATCGATTCTTTGATCTTTTGGGAGAGCTTCTTTCCATCTAAAATCTGCATAAAACGCCTCTTTTTATGGGTTTAAAAATTTTTGATATGATATCAAAACTATATTGTAAGTTGGTTTAAGGAAAATGGTGAGACTCTTTTTTGTTCTTCTTTTCAGTATCTATACTTTTGCGCTTGATGACTCTTTTATCACAAAAGATGAATACGCCAAAATGCTTTATAAAAATCCAAGAGGTATTGGTTGTGACAAGTGTCACGGAAAAAAGGGTGAAGGAAGAGTTATAGGAAAGTACAGAGATGGAAATGTAACGAAGGTTATAAAAGGACCTGAAATTACCAATATAGACTATCACAGTTTCCATAAAGCGCTTACGACACAAAAACACCATTTGATGCCCCACTACTTTTTGACAGATAAAGAGATTAAAACTCTATACTATTACCTACAAAAAAGCAAAAAGAAGAAAAAATGATTTTTGATGCAGAAACGATTGAGAGAATTCAAGCAGCCATAGATGCAAAAGATATCGATTTTTTTGAACAAAAACTGCACCCAAGAGAAAGAGAAAGAAGCAGAATGGCCATTCGCACTGCACTCATGGTGTCGGCTCATAGAGCAAAGCATCTCAACAAACTAGACGAAATCAAAGCGGATACCGTTATACTCAACCTTGAAGATGGTGTGGCTCCACAATATAAAGAAGTGGCACGGTATGCCTTGGCCTATTTTTTGCAGCATGTGCCCGAGAATGTTCCTTTGTTGGTTGTACGAACAAATCCTTTGCAAGAAGGGGGAGAAGAGGAGATCGAGTTTCTCAATCCCTTTTTTCCTGATGCATTTCGGATTCCAAAAGTACGCCAATTGAGCGATGTGAAAAATGCGCTTTGGCTGGCAGACGATGCAATCGATATTCATCTTTCCATTGAAACGAAAGAGGCATTTGCACTGTTGACGCAGTTACGTGTGGAAGAGAGAGTGCAAGCCTACTATCTCGGAATTTTGGATCTTTTGGCAGATCTAAACATCGAACAAAGTGTTTTGAAACTGAATAATCCGACAATCGATTATATTCTTGCGAGATTTTTATTTGAATCAAAAATGGCAGAAGTGGTCCCAGTGAGTTTCGTCTATCAAGAGTATCAAAACGTAGAAGAGTTTGAAGCATGGTGTAGACATGAAAAGGCGATGGGATTTGACGCGAAAGCCTGTATCTCTCCAAAACAGGTGGAAATTGCGAATAGGATTTTCGCTTCTTTTGATGTGGAGCGAGCCCGGTATATCAAAAAGCGTTTCGAAGAGATGGCAAAACAGGGTATAACCGGTTTTCGTGATGAGAAGTACGGTTTTATCGATGAGCCTATCTATAAAGATGCCTTGAATCTTTTAAAGCGAACGCAAAAAACCTAAGAATCCTCTCACAATTTCATCTGGAGTTGGAGGGCACCCCGGAATATGATATGCAACGGGCAGATGTTCTTTGACGGGTCCTTTGATAGCGAAGCTATCTTTAAAAAGAGTACCCTGTGTGCAGTCACCAAGAGTAATCACCCATTTGGGTGAGGGGAGCTGTTCATAGGCATCGAGCAGATGTGGCAACATGTTGAAGGTTACAACCCCGCTTACTAGCAAAATGTCTGCATGTCTCGGACTCGCAACAAAACGGATACCAAGACGTTCAAGATCATAATAGGGATTGGACAGGGCATTGCACTCTGCTTCGCATGCATTGCAGCTGCCGCTATCAACCATGCGAATGGCAAGAGAGCCGGAGAATTTTTTGCCAATTTCACTTTTGAGTGATTTTTTTATTGTTTCCAGTTCTTCATCAGCCCAACTGTTTTGTGTCTGTATCCCTTTTCGAAAACGCTGTACCCAAAAATCTATCATAAATCGCTCCCTGCATAACTTAAATCACAACTTTTGTTGATAAGTGGAAAATCGGCGATAATGTTTTTTGGCATCATCAAGTGGAGTGCCTGCCAATTGATGAAACTTGGATCCCTTGCGAAAAACCGATCAATTTTTTGATCTTTGATTTTAAGATAGAGCATCACTTCTCCCAGTGAACTTTCCGTGAATGCAAAATATTCACCATCTTCGAATGCATTCAAGACAACTTCATCCTCTTGAAAATCGAGTAGGTTTCGTATGATTTGTATACTATTCTTCACTTCCTGTAACCTCACTTTAAAACGTGCCGCCACATCACCACTTTCTTGAGTTTGGATAGAAAAGCCGTGTTCTTTGTAAAATGGGACTTCTCTTCTATCTATATGGATGCCGCTTGCCCGTGCCACAACGCCGAGGGTAGAGTATTTTAAAGCTTTTTTTTGTGAGAGTTTTCCAGTGGTATCGAGTCTGTCCCATAAAGATGGAATCTCGATAATCCATTTTTCAAAAAAGTCCATTTTCTTTTCTAAATCGTTCAAAAATGAGTGTAAAGCATTTTGATCAAATTTTCTTGCCACTCCTCTAATGGCACCAAAACCGAATCGATGGTTTGTCAAAGTTTTGAGCACTCTTCTCGTATCTTCAGCCAACATTGAAGAGTAGGCTAGAGCCGCACCGAAGCCCGCATCGTTTGGAATAAATCCGAGATCAACCAAATGGTGGGCGATTCGTTCCAGTTCTAAAAGAATCGATCCATACTTTTGGATGTTTTCATTTTCTCCTTGCTTGGAAGCTTGCCGTAAAAGATCGAGATAGGCTAGTTGATAAGCGATACTTTCGTTTCCACTGATTCTCTCTACGATATGCCATGCATCTTTAGGATCTTTTCTTTCCACTATTTTTTCAATGCCGCGATATTTATAAAAATGGCGAACTTCAAGATGGAGTATCGATTCTCCCTCTTGGGAAAAATGAAAATGGCCAGGTTCTATGATGCCGGCATGGATGGGACCTACGCCGACTTGAAAGATGCCATCCCCTTC
The Nitratiruptor sp. SB155-2 genome window above contains:
- a CDS encoding quinone-dependent dihydroorotate dehydrogenase; this translates as MDYESIKKILFHFDPETAHHIAESAFELASFFPFILNRLQEKFLVKDPMLSQELFGKTFCNPLGIAAGFDKNATMTKTLHALGFGYVEIGTVTPKPQSGNPKPRLFRYIKQEAIQNAMGFNNDGAEVIKARLQRITPASFPIGVNIGKNKTTPDEQALQDYRFLIKTFHSLSDYLVINISSPNTPGLRDLQNESFIKELFSMAKELTNTPVLLKIAPDMSEDQAVSLCSTAVDAGAAGVIATNTSIDYSLLRGAKDFGGVSGKVIKEKSFAIFKAVAKELFGKTVLISVGGIDSAEEAYRRIRHGATLLQIYTSFIYGGPGLVKSINEGLIEYLKKDGFTHISEAIGIDIR
- the trmA gene encoding tRNA (uridine(54)-C5)-methyltransferase TrmA; this translates as MECKYFGKCGSCSLYEGGYEEQLQKKVHEFEKLFGLEPEIFPSKQSRYRARAEFRYIDGEYAMHRLHEKGLVTIDACEMVLESIYELMSKLRLLINKHEILSNRLYRVDFLSGLSGESLVTMVYHRPIDEAWEKAANEIAKALHIDIVGRSRGKKIVIGKEYITEKLPVFEKEFLFRHYEGSFTQPNPYVNIKMIEWAGRIAKDLQGDLLELYCGAGNFTLPLSRYFEKVLATEVNKSSIKAAKENVALNGIENVEFVRLSSQEVTQALRGVRDFRRLENIDLHSYNFQTVFVDPPRCGLDDDTRELVREFDNIVYISCNPQTLHRDLEELSKTHTVQKVAVFDQFPYTPHLESGVYLTR
- a CDS encoding leucyl aminopeptidase, producing MKCEIVDKKLSQIDADIEIILVIDKNLDHKWVKDKSELELLGFKGGSEEVAFLPEKRRIYVGSKLDHDEIRIAAAKAVKALKGKGFKTAKAGVYIQNCPITNIKAFVEGAILGDYEFKKYKSKKDSKGLEKIIFANEEYSDKNFTLEKAQESIHEAKIVAKATNLVRDIVNTPPNEIYPETFAELAKEIAHSNDLEIKILDEKDLKKEGMNAFLAVAKASANPPRLVHLTYKPDNAKAKVAIVGKGLTYDSGGLSLKPSDYMVTMKADKSGASAALGIIKAAKKLGLPVEVHAILGLAENMVGGNAYKPDDVLVAKNGKTIEVRNTDAEGRLVLADCLCYAQEKIEPDYIIDMATLTGACVVALGEYTTGVMGHNEELKEAMVGAAKSSGELAGILPFNRYLPKLLESKIADICNISSSRYGGAITAALFLSEFIEEKNKDKWLHLDIAGPAYVEKEWGYNPYGASGAGVRMVVKWLQKEFVYKYVKNHPSK
- a CDS encoding M16 family metallopeptidase, producing MKKLILLFLIIGGLMASSLPKYHETTLKNGLKVIAIPMKKGSGVITTDIFYKVGSRNEVMGKSGIAHMLEHLNFKSTKHLKAGEFDEIVKSFGGVDNASTGFDYTHYFIKSAKEHLDKSLWLFSELMENLKLDEKEFLTEREVVAEERRWRTDNNPTGYLYFRLFNNTYIYHPYHWTPIGFMKDIQSWTIEDIRKFHKTYYQPKNAIIIVAGDVDKDEVFALAKKHFEHIKNCCDIPEVHQVEPPQDGPKRVYIQRDVQTQMIAIAFHIPNFEDKDQVALSALSELLSSGKSSRLYKKLVDEKKMVNQIYGYNMENKDPGVFLFLAVANPGITAEQIEKEIWREIERIKKGKITKSELDKIKINTKADFIFSLENSSNVADLFGAYFARGNIEPLLHYEENIDKLKTQDLSEVAKKYFTKKNSTTVIMRKED
- the ychF gene encoding redox-regulated ATPase YchF: MGLSVGIVGLPNVGKSTTFNALTKAQNAEAQNYPFCTIEPNKAVVPVPDPRLQELAKIVNPQRVQHSTIDFVDIAGLVKGASKGEGLGNQFLSNIRETDMILHMVRCFDDGNITHVEGSVDPIRDIEIIETELIFADLQQLEKKIERLKKQAKADKKIAPLLEVAEELKKHLEELKPVRTFENKNEAFETLNKELRFLSAKPVIFGANVDEEGMLEDNEYVQTVKKYASDVGADVIKLCAKLEEELVGLSDEEAKELLNEMGVEESGLDKIIRTAFDRLGLISYFTAGVKEVRSWTIHKGWTAPQAAGVIHGDFEKGFIRAEVISYEDFIKYGGEQGAKEAGKMRLEGKEYIVQDGDVMHFRFNV